CTTTACGAGCTCCAAACCTTTTACCGAATCATTTTCGATTAATGGAAAAAATACCAGCGAAGGCTTACCTTCCACATCAAAAACTCTGTATTCTCTTATAATTTCAGATTCTAAAGGAAACTTTTCTATCGAATCCTTTTTAAATATTTTATCCAATTGATCAATGGTGGTATTTTTTCCAATATCTCCCAGTTGATTTTTCACAATCAGCAGATCTCTATCCTGCCCGCATCGAACAAATAGGATTGACAATAGAACTATTCCAAGTATTCTTTTCATTTTCAAAATATTTAATTTTTGAGAGGGCAATATATATACACATTTGAAATTCTGCAAATATATTCAAGCCAATACCCTGCTTTATTTTTTCATTACTTTATTGAGTATTCCAAATACTCCTCTGATAAAGGTTGCACTCGTAACTACCTTTACAATCGGATTAATCGTTGACCTGCTCCTTCGTGATGAAGAGGTTTTTTTACGCTTGATTTCTTCTTCCTTCTTCTTAATTTCTTCAGCCTGATGTTGCGCCACGGCTATTTTTTCATTCAGCAATTCATAAGCACTTTCGCTGTCTATTGCTTCATTATATCTTGAGGCTATTTTTGACTGAGCGATCTGAGTACTCAATTCCTCCTTAGACAAAACATCCATTCTGCTCATTGGTGCCCGCAATAAGGCTCTTACTAAAGGCGTTGGAATACCTTTTTCATTTAAAGCGGAGATCAAAGCTTCGCCAATTCCAAGTTCAGTAAGTACTTTTGCGGTATCATAAAACTCGGAGACAGGATAATTTTCAGCAGCAAGTTTTATGGCCTTCCTGTCTTTTGCGGTAAATGCGCGCAAAGCATGTTGAATTTTTAAGCCCAGCTGAGAGAGTACATCTGCCGGTATATCTTTTGGATTTTGAGTAACGAAATAAATTCCTATTCCTTTGGAACGAATCAACTTTACGATGCTCTCTAACTGATCAAGCAGCGATTTAGAGGCATTTTCAAAGACCAAATGAGCCTCGTCAATGAATAAAACCAGTTCGGGACGATCGCTATCCCCTAACTCAGGAAAGGAGTTGTACACTTCAGCCAGAAGTTGCAGCATAAAGGTACTGAACATTTGAGGTTTGTCGTGTATATCGGTAAGCCGTAAGACAGAGATTATTCCACGTCCGTCATCTGACACCCTGCACAAATCCTGAACATCAAAGGAGCGTTCACCAAAAAACAAATCTGCTCCCTGTTGTTCCAAGGCAACAATCTTTCTAAGAATGGCCCCAGTAGAGGCTGTTGAAATTCTGCCATAACTGGCTTCAATTTCCGATTTTCCTTCTCGGGTGGCATATTGAAGTACCTTTTTCAAATCCTTAAGATCCAGCAAGCCTAAATTGTTATCGTCACAATACTGGAATAAAATTGCCAGAATTCCTTCCTGTACCTCCGAAAGGCCTAAAATTCTCGATAATAAAACAGGTCCAAATTCTGAAACCGTTGCACGTAATCTAGTACCCTTTTGTTCCGATATTGTCAATATCTCAACCGGAAATTCCCTGGCTTCAAAAGGAATTCCTATCTTTTCATGGCGCTCGTCAATTTTAGGATGCCCGGGACTTGCTTTTGCCAGTCCACTTAAATCTCCTTTAAGGTCCATAAGTAAAACCGGTATCCCTTTTTCAGAAAGGTTCTCAGCAAAAACCTGCAGCGTTTTTGTCTTACCAGTGCCTGTTGCACCTGAAATTAACCCATGTCTGTTGATTGTTTTTAAAGGTATATTTACCAATGAACCGGTAAAGGTTTCATCTCCAATCATACCAGCCCCCATTGTAATAAATTCTCCTTTTGTCTGATAACCCTTTGCTATCGAATCTACAAACTTTTTACTATCCGCCATAGAATACTTTTTTGATAAATTTAACCCTTTTCATCAATAATTAAAAATCTATTCTGTTCGTCTTGGATTAGATAAATGGTATGAAAAATAATGGTCCTGATCAATATTTTTACAGATTTCGATGAAAAAAATATGTGTTCAAAATAATCGCTATAATACTGAATTACTGTTTATCTTTGCGCCATGCTAAAAGAAACGGAAATACTAATTGAGAAAGGCGAGATGCTTCCGCTTATGGAAGAGTTCTATACCATTCAGGGAGAAGGATTTCACACAGGTAAAGCGGCCTATTTTATTCGGATTGGAGGATGTGATGTGGGTTGTCACTGGTGTGATGTCAAAGAAAGCTGGAATGCAGAATTACATCCACCCACTTTGACCAGACAGATCGTTGAAAAAGCACAAAAATATGCGAATACGGTAGTTATAACTGGTGGAGAGCCTCTTATGTGGAATATGGATCATATAACATCTATGCTGTATAAAGCCGGATTAAAAGTTCATATTGAAACTTCCGGGGCCTATACCCTGACCGGAAAATACGACTGGATCTGTTTATCACCAAAAAAGACCAAGCTTCCACTTACTGAGGTGTACGAAGCCGCCCACGAATTAAAAGTGATCATTTACAATAAGCACGATTTTAAATTTGCCGAAGAACAGGCTTCGAAAGTAAGCCCGAATTGTGAACTTTTTCTTCAACCCGAATGGAGCAACAGAGATAAAATGACACCTCAGATCGTAGATTATGTCATGGAGCATCCCAAATGGAAAATTTCCCTGCAAACCCATAAGTATCTTAACATTCCTTAAAAAAAACTCTAAATATTCTGGAATTTTTCCTTGATATAACTCATGGCCAGGACATAGGTTTCATCTACATTCATTTGGCTGTTATCAATTTCTATGGCATCTGCAGCTTTTACCAGGGGGGAATCCGATCTTGTTGTGTCCAGATGATCCCTTGACATAACATTTTCAAGAACAGATTGATAATCGATATCAACGCCATTATCCCTCATTTCTTTGTACCTCCGTTTGGCTCTTTCCTCTGCACTGGCTGTCATGAATAATTTGAGTTCTGCTTCCGGAAAAACCACGGTTCCAATATCACGGCCATCCATAACGATCCCTTTCTTCAGTGCCATTTTTTGCTGTTGTTCGACCAGTTTCTGACGCACCTCCGGAACAGCTGCTACCTGGCTTACCTTGTTGGAAACACTCATGGATCGAATAAAGGATTCTACGTTTTCGCCATTCAAAAAGATCTCAGCATATCCAAGGTCTTTATTAAACCTGAAACTCAGATCTACCCCTGACAGGCTGGCGAGGAGCCCCTCTTTATCAAAATGCTTTTCATCAATAAATCCATTGATCATCGCATAGTAAGTTACGGCTCGGTACATGGCTCCTGTATCTACATAAACATAGCCGATTTCTTTGGCTAAATGCTTGGCCAACGTGCTTTTTCCGGTAGAGGAATATCCATCTATCGCGATGATTATATTTTTTGTCAGGGTCATATTAAAATCCTTTTCTTGTCAAGTCAAAATAAAGGGTAAAGGTACTCGAATTATCCACAGGATGGTATTTTGTAAAGGCATAATCCAATTTAAGCCTACCCATTTTTAAACCGAATCCAAGGGAAACTCCGGCAAAGGTTCTGGTCTCGGTCAATTTCAATTCTGCAGCCCTCCTGAAATTATATCCAAGGCGTGCACTAAATTTTCTTCTCGGGAAAAATTCCGCACCAATAACGAAATGCCGGATCGCATTTTGGAAAAAATTGATATCCTCAGAGGTTGTGTTACCGTCAAGATCAGTCTCATCATTTGACGGGTTCGGTACGGCAAGGTTCCATTGCTGAAGGCTGTTAATGGTAAGATGCCACTTGAGAGGAACGTCAGCTAGTTCATAGGTTGCTCCCACGGCAATATCATATGCAATCTCTTCTCTTTTTTCATCGTAGGGTGAAAACTGATAACCAAGATTTCGTATCACTGCCGTAAATGAATAGGGCCTCAGGTCAGAATAATACAATATTCCAAAGTCCATGGCCCCACCATGTGAGGTATAGTTCTCAATCTTTGAGCTTAAAAATTTAAGATTGACTCCTGCATAAAAATCAGATCTGGGAAAATTGTAGGCATAGCCAATAGAAAAGGCCAGGTCCCTGGCTCCAAAATCTCCGGTTTCAACCCCGTCTTCGTCAGCTCCGATAAATTCTCCGTAATTGATGTATTGGATTCCGGTATGCAGGGTGCCGAACCTCCTGTTAATGGTATGCGCAAAAGTTGCTGAACCCATATTTACATCGGTCAGGTAATTCACATAATTTACCGACACCTGATTATCCATGAATTTACTAATGGTGGAGGGATTCCACAGTGGCTGGTTTACATCATCGTTCAAAATCAGGGTCTCTCCACCAAGTGCCGCCTGTGGGGCTGAGGTAGGGATATTTAGAAAAGTATAGATTCGTTCTCCTCCAACCTGGGCCAGCATCAGCTGGCTGATCATAAAGAATAGTATTGAGAATCTAATTTTCATAGGTCCTACAAAGAAATGAAATAATGAGTTAAATGATATAAGGATATGCGGATTTAATCATTTAAACAGAATAGCATCTTTGCAGATAAAAATCAGGCCTGTGATCATCCCACCTTTTTTCTTATTGATTCCAGCTGGACCCCAATATTGGTAAGCATTTGAGCAATACTATCCGTATTGATCTCACTTTCGTCATACTCGCTTAAATTGATATGACAGGTAAATTCCCATAATTCAAGAATCTCATTTACGGGAACATAATAGGGATCGTACTTCTTATTATCCGATACCATAAGCAGGCATTGGTGCTCTTCGATCTTATCGTAAACCCTCTTGTAAACCAAACCATCATTATGGGTCAATACGATATAAGTACTACCACTGTTCAAATGATGAATATCTTCGAGATAACGGGCAATGATAAAGGAACCACTTTTTATCGGAAGCATGGAATCCCCCTTGATCGGAAAAGCCCTGTGCTTTCCGACTGGTAAAAAAGGTAGCTTCAAACTGTTCAGGCTCTCGATATATTCAGGGTCCGAATAACCTCGCAAGTAACCGGCAGAAGCATCATCAGCAACAATTTCAACCATATCCTCATTAGCTTCATTGACTTTGATGGGAAACAATATGCGTTGATTTCCAATATGAATAAAGGATGCATCCTCAGCCTTGGAAAGATCATTTTTGATCAGTACATCGATAGGGAGATTGAAATAGTCTGAAAGTGCTATCAGAATTTCTACCGGTGGTGAAGATCTCCCCTGTTCATAAGATGCCACTCGCTCTCTGCTGATCTCCAATTCATTGGCAAAAAATTCCTGAGTATGGTTCTTAAGCTCTCTCAGGTGTTTGATATTATTCGCAATAAAATTCATAATGGTACATATATTATCAAGGTTTGGTACAAATATAACCTAAATTTGTAAAATATTCCAATATTTCTTTTTAACGTTTTACATGTATCTGAATACACATACCTATTACAGCTTGCGCTACGGCACCATAAAACCCGAAGAGCTCTTACAGTTAGCTCAACATAAAGGTCTGAAACGCTTTGCTTTAACAGATATAAACAGTACGACCGCATGTATCGATTTTGTACGCCTTTCCTCTAAATACGGCATTTCTCCTGTACTGGGAGTTGATTTTAGAAACGGTGTGCAACAGGAGTTCGTGCTACTGGCGCAGAGCAATAAAGGGTTTCAACATATCAATGAATACCTGAGCGGCCTGCTCCATCAAAAAAAGTTTTGTGTAACAGAAGAACCCCCAATCCTACCGGAAGTTTTTGTGATCTATCCTTTTTCAAAAAAACTTAAACGTCCTTTAAACCCCAATGAGTTTCTGGGGGTAAAGCCTGAGGAACTGCCCAAATTAAAATTTACCCGTTCTGTATGGCCCATGGAAAAACTGGTGATCTTGCAAACTGTCTCCTTTCAGAATAAAAAAGGTTTTAATACCCATCGCCTGTTAAGAGCGATAGACAACAATACTTTATTGAGTAAACTTCCCCTTTCCGAACAAGGAAAAGAAACTGATGTCATGTTGTCTTTCAAAGAACTCAATGAAGTGTATAAAGATTATCCACAGCTGATCCAAAACACCCGAAAAATTCTGGAACAATGTCATATCAGCTTTGATTTTGAGAACCAGGTCCCTAAAAACCAAAAGACCTATACCCAAAATGAAGACCTTGACTTCAGGTTGATGCGAAAGCTGGCATACCAGGGATTGAAATACCGCTACAAAAAACTGGGGTCCCGTATTTTTAATCGCCTGGAAAAAGAACTGGAGATCATCCGGCAAAAACAGTTTGTATCTTATTTCCTGATCAACTGGAAGATCTTGAAATATGCCCGAAGTAAAGGATATTACTATGTTGGCAGAGGCAGCGGGGCCAACAGTATCGTGGCTTACCTTTTGAGAATTACAGATGTGGACCCCATTGAACTTGATCTTTACTTTGAAAGATTCATCAATCTCTACAGAAAGAATCCCCCTGATTTTGATATTGATTTTTCCTGGAGAGACAGGGATGACATCACTGATTTTATTTTTAAAACGTTTAAGAACACTGCCCTGATCAGTGTATATAACACCTTTAAATTCAGAGCTTCAGTACGTGAACTTGGAAAGGTTTTTGGCTTGCCCAAAGAGGAAATCGACAAGCTCAGCAAAAGACAGTTTCATATAGATCAACTGGATTTTTTATCAAAACTGGTTATCGCCTACAGCCAGTTTATCGAAGGGTTTCCCAATTATCTGGGTATACATGCCGGAGGAATCCTGATCTCGGAAAAGCCGATTTCTCATTATACAGCTACTTTTTTACCCCCAAAAGGTTTTTCCACCACGATGTTTGATATGGTGGTTGCAGAAGATATAGGGCTCTATAAGTTTGATATCTTAAGCCAAAGAGGCTTGGGAAAGATCAAAGAAGCTGTTGAGATCGTCAGGTACAACAGGCCCGGGATCCCTCCTATCGACATCCATGATATCAAGCGCTTTAAGGAAGATAAAAAAATCAAATACCTGTTGAGAAACGCCAAAGCCATCGGCTGTTTTTATGTAGAATCCCCTGCCATGCGAATGTTGCTTAAGAAACTGCAGGTCGATAATTATCTCGGCCTTGTGGCAGCAAGTTCTGTAATTCGTCCCGGAGTATCAAAATCAGGAATGATGCGGGAGTATATTTTAAGGTACCGTCACCCGGAAAAGAGAAAAGACGCTCATCCCATACTTCTTAAAATTATGCCTGAAACCTATGGGGTCATGGTATATCAGGAAGATGTGATTAAGGTTGCCCACTATTTTGGCGGGCTTACCCTGGGTGAAGCAGATATGCTTCGAAGGGGTATGTCCGGAAAATTCAGGTCCCGGGAAGAGTTCTTAAAAGTGAAAAACCAGTTTTTTGAAAACTGCAGGCAAAAGGGACATTCGCATGAATTAACGGCTGAGATCTGGAGGCAGATAGAAAGTTTTGCCGGTTACGCCTTTGCCAAGGGGCATTCTGCCTCTTATGCAGTAGAAAGTTATCAAAGTTTGTTTTTAAAAGCCTATTACCCTCTCGAATACATGGTGGCTACCGTCAATAATTTTGGAGGGTTTTACAGAGTGGACCTTTACCTGCATGAAGCCAGAATGCACGGGGCCGTGATCCATCCACCGGACGTCAACAAAAGTAACTATGAAACCCGTATAGAAGGAAAGCATATTTATCTGGGCTTTATCCTGCTCCATTCTTTTGAAGTAGCCAATGCCAGGAGAATCGTAGCGGAAAGAGAAAGAAAAGGTGCCTATACCGATCTTGATGATTTTATTGAACGGGTGCCTATATCCATTGAACAGATCGCTGTTCTGATAAAAATCAATGCCTTTGCGTTTACGGGAAGAAACAAACGAGAGTTATTATGGGAAGCTTATATGAAGATTAACAAAGTCAATCTGGAAGAGCAGGTCGTGACCTTGTTCAAAACAGAAAAAATCAGTTATCGCACTCCTGACCTTCCCAGTTCAAAATATGAAGATGCCTTTGATGAGATCGAATACCTTGGCTTTCCTTTATGCGACCCTTTTGAATTGATTACCAGCAAAATAGACTCTTATATTCAAGCCAAAGAACTCCCTGAACATATCCATAAAACAGTGATTACTTATGGCTATTATGTAACAGCCAAAAACACATCTACCCATAAGGGAGACAGGATGTATTTTGGAACTTTTTTAGATCGGAACGGCGATTATATCGATACGGTCCATTTTCCTCCTGTGGCCCGAAAGTTTCCCTTCAGAG
This DNA window, taken from Lutimonas zeaxanthinifaciens, encodes the following:
- a CDS encoding 7-carboxy-7-deazaguanine synthase QueE, which translates into the protein MLKETEILIEKGEMLPLMEEFYTIQGEGFHTGKAAYFIRIGGCDVGCHWCDVKESWNAELHPPTLTRQIVEKAQKYANTVVITGGEPLMWNMDHITSMLYKAGLKVHIETSGAYTLTGKYDWICLSPKKTKLPLTEVYEAAHELKVIIYNKHDFKFAEEQASKVSPNCELFLQPEWSNRDKMTPQIVDYVMEHPKWKISLQTHKYLNIP
- the porQ gene encoding type IX secretion system protein PorQ, encoding MKIRFSILFFMISQLMLAQVGGERIYTFLNIPTSAPQAALGGETLILNDDVNQPLWNPSTISKFMDNQVSVNYVNYLTDVNMGSATFAHTINRRFGTLHTGIQYINYGEFIGADEDGVETGDFGARDLAFSIGYAYNFPRSDFYAGVNLKFLSSKIENYTSHGGAMDFGILYYSDLRPYSFTAVIRNLGYQFSPYDEKREEIAYDIAVGATYELADVPLKWHLTINSLQQWNLAVPNPSNDETDLDGNTTSEDINFFQNAIRHFVIGAEFFPRRKFSARLGYNFRRAAELKLTETRTFAGVSLGFGLKMGRLKLDYAFTKYHPVDNSSTFTLYFDLTRKGF
- a CDS encoding helicase HerA-like domain-containing protein, whose translation is MADSKKFVDSIAKGYQTKGEFITMGAGMIGDETFTGSLVNIPLKTINRHGLISGATGTGKTKTLQVFAENLSEKGIPVLLMDLKGDLSGLAKASPGHPKIDERHEKIGIPFEAREFPVEILTISEQKGTRLRATVSEFGPVLLSRILGLSEVQEGILAILFQYCDDNNLGLLDLKDLKKVLQYATREGKSEIEASYGRISTASTGAILRKIVALEQQGADLFFGERSFDVQDLCRVSDDGRGIISVLRLTDIHDKPQMFSTFMLQLLAEVYNSFPELGDSDRPELVLFIDEAHLVFENASKSLLDQLESIVKLIRSKGIGIYFVTQNPKDIPADVLSQLGLKIQHALRAFTAKDRKAIKLAAENYPVSEFYDTAKVLTELGIGEALISALNEKGIPTPLVRALLRAPMSRMDVLSKEELSTQIAQSKIASRYNEAIDSESAYELLNEKIAVAQHQAEEIKKKEEEIKRKKTSSSRRSRSTINPIVKVVTSATFIRGVFGILNKVMKK
- a CDS encoding DNA polymerase III subunit alpha, giving the protein MYLNTHTYYSLRYGTIKPEELLQLAQHKGLKRFALTDINSTTACIDFVRLSSKYGISPVLGVDFRNGVQQEFVLLAQSNKGFQHINEYLSGLLHQKKFCVTEEPPILPEVFVIYPFSKKLKRPLNPNEFLGVKPEELPKLKFTRSVWPMEKLVILQTVSFQNKKGFNTHRLLRAIDNNTLLSKLPLSEQGKETDVMLSFKELNEVYKDYPQLIQNTRKILEQCHISFDFENQVPKNQKTYTQNEDLDFRLMRKLAYQGLKYRYKKLGSRIFNRLEKELEIIRQKQFVSYFLINWKILKYARSKGYYYVGRGSGANSIVAYLLRITDVDPIELDLYFERFINLYRKNPPDFDIDFSWRDRDDITDFIFKTFKNTALISVYNTFKFRASVRELGKVFGLPKEEIDKLSKRQFHIDQLDFLSKLVIAYSQFIEGFPNYLGIHAGGILISEKPISHYTATFLPPKGFSTTMFDMVVAEDIGLYKFDILSQRGLGKIKEAVEIVRYNRPGIPPIDIHDIKRFKEDKKIKYLLRNAKAIGCFYVESPAMRMLLKKLQVDNYLGLVAASSVIRPGVSKSGMMREYILRYRHPEKRKDAHPILLKIMPETYGVMVYQEDVIKVAHYFGGLTLGEADMLRRGMSGKFRSREEFLKVKNQFFENCRQKGHSHELTAEIWRQIESFAGYAFAKGHSASYAVESYQSLFLKAYYPLEYMVATVNNFGGFYRVDLYLHEARMHGAVIHPPDVNKSNYETRIEGKHIYLGFILLHSFEVANARRIVAERERKGAYTDLDDFIERVPISIEQIAVLIKINAFAFTGRNKRELLWEAYMKINKVNLEEQVVTLFKTEKISYRTPDLPSSKYEDAFDEIEYLGFPLCDPFELITSKIDSYIQAKELPEHIHKTVITYGYYVTAKNTSTHKGDRMYFGTFLDRNGDYIDTVHFPPVARKFPFRGKGVYQLTGKVMEEFDSISIEISSMKKLDMMQDPRYAEEQNKQIIT
- the cmk gene encoding (d)CMP kinase, with protein sequence MTLTKNIIIAIDGYSSTGKSTLAKHLAKEIGYVYVDTGAMYRAVTYYAMINGFIDEKHFDKEGLLASLSGVDLSFRFNKDLGYAEIFLNGENVESFIRSMSVSNKVSQVAAVPEVRQKLVEQQQKMALKKGIVMDGRDIGTVVFPEAELKLFMTASAEERAKRRYKEMRDNGVDIDYQSVLENVMSRDHLDTTRSDSPLVKAADAIEIDNSQMNVDETYVLAMSYIKEKFQNI
- a CDS encoding XRE family transcriptional regulator codes for the protein MNFIANNIKHLRELKNHTQEFFANELEISRERVASYEQGRSSPPVEILIALSDYFNLPIDVLIKNDLSKAEDASFIHIGNQRILFPIKVNEANEDMVEIVADDASAGYLRGYSDPEYIESLNSLKLPFLPVGKHRAFPIKGDSMLPIKSGSFIIARYLEDIHHLNSGSTYIVLTHNDGLVYKRVYDKIEEHQCLLMVSDNKKYDPYYVPVNEILELWEFTCHINLSEYDESEINTDSIAQMLTNIGVQLESIRKKVG